The Microbacterium sp. Nx66 genome contains a region encoding:
- a CDS encoding GNAT family N-acetyltransferase has translation MRIDRAGREDLPALAQLKWQDVPRDLTAGRSLDTYTAELGDWWQAHARTHVAFVARAEEDDRIVGAAWVALVPRVPRPGAVDRISADIQSVFVLPEHRGRGAGRGLVAAACAHAVSVGAERITVHSSEAAVGLYQKLGFADSPRLRQFLAPTTAAPESA, from the coding sequence ATGCGCATCGACCGCGCCGGCAGGGAGGATCTCCCCGCGCTCGCCCAGCTCAAGTGGCAGGACGTGCCGAGGGACTTGACGGCCGGTCGATCGCTCGACACGTACACCGCGGAACTCGGCGACTGGTGGCAGGCGCACGCCCGCACCCACGTCGCCTTCGTCGCGCGCGCCGAGGAGGATGACCGTATCGTCGGTGCCGCCTGGGTCGCCCTCGTGCCGCGTGTGCCGCGGCCCGGGGCGGTCGATCGCATCTCCGCGGACATCCAGAGCGTCTTCGTCCTCCCGGAGCATCGAGGGCGCGGAGCGGGCCGCGGCCTCGTCGCCGCCGCCTGCGCGCACGCCGTGTCCGTCGGTGCCGAGCGGATCACCGTGCATTCGAGCGAGGCCGCCGTGGGTCTCTACCAGAAGCTGGGATTCGCGGACTCACCGCGGCTGCGACAGTTCCTCGCGCCCACCACGGCGGCCCCGGAGAGCGCCTGA